From the genome of Candidatus Deferrimicrobium borealis:
TCGTCGTCGAAACCGACGCTTTGGGAGGCGGCCGCGTTGTTGTCGAGGGCGGCGCGGACGGCGGCGACGGAGTACGGGCGCGTGTTGGCGAGGAAGCCCGGAAGCCGGCCCATCGCGTTCAGCTTGTCGACGGCGAGGTAGATCTCCCGCTCGCCGACAAGGAACAGGTCGGCGGCGCGGGCGGGCGCGGCGAACAGGACGAGGATCGCGAGGACGGCGAGCAGGCTACCGCCCATGCGGCCTCACGAAAAGACGGAAACAGGGACGGATACGGCACCCCCCCGATTGAAGGTGAAACACTGTTCCATTTACGGTATAAAACTGTATAGACTGAGGCGCGGAATGGCAATAAATTATTGCTCTAGCGAGTCTTTCCCCAAAGTGAGCTTGTAACTGGAGACGGCGTCGAGGAGCAGGACCACGCGCTCGCGGTCGGGCATCTCCTCCACGAAGATGGCGTCGAGGCCGGCGAAGGGACCCTCCCCGATCTTGACGCGCTGGCCCGGGGACAAGGTGACCTTTTTCGGCTCCAGCTTGACGATCCCCTCCTCGTTCATCCGGGCGCGGACGGCGGCGATGATCTCCTCGTCGACTTCGTGGGGTTCCAGGCCGAAACAGATGACGCGGGCGACGCCGTGGGTGTATTTGATCGTTTTCAGTTCGTCGCCGTCGAACCGGACGAAGAGGTAGGTCGGGAAGAGGGGGCGCATCTCGAAGAGGCCGCGGTGGCGCTTCGATTTCCTGTTGATTTTCGGGAAGAGGACTTCGTAGCCGGCGCCGGTCAGGCGCTTGTGGACCCGCGTTTCATTGAGCGCTTTCGTCTTGACCAGGAACCACTTCGGGTCCAAGCACAGCCCTCCCGCGGACATCGTCCTGTGGGACATCCGCACGCGCACAGAAAGCACATCTCATTGGAATGGGGCGTACACCGGATTATACGTGAACGATAACAAAACCGGGAAATTACGGCAAGTACCCCAGAACCGGGCGCGGGAGGTCAGGCGGACATCGCGCGGCACATGGTCGTTCCCCCGGACACTCTGCGACAGAGAATGGCAACGCGAGCAATTTTGCGGGCCCCTCGAGCTGTGGAACCTGGTCGAAACCGGCGCGGGAAAGGGCTGTCCCGGTGGCGGAGACGAGGGCGCGGTAGGTGAGGTCGAGGGCTCCGTTGGCGAGAGCGCGGCAGAGGTAGAACGTGTGGGCGCCGTGGTAGCCGCCGTCGATCCAGGCGTCGGCCGAGGTCTGGTCGTCCCGGCAGGCGGCGATCAGCACCGCATTGGTGCGGGTGACGCTGACGCCGAACCGGCGAGCGGGTCGGCGCGGGCGCTGCGGAGCGGGATCGGGCGTTTCCGGACGTGGGAGGAAGCGGTGGCGGTCGGGGGCGTCGGACGGGGGGATGCCGCAGGGGCGGACGAACTTCCCGCGAGGGATGCTGTCGCCGGAGTGCACGAGATTCGCGGGCCGCGTGGGGCTGGCCAGGGAATGGAGGTTGCCGGAGAGGGCGAGGTCGCGCAGGCCGGTGCCCGAGTGGCAGCAGTCGAGGATGACGGTGAGGAGGGCCCCCTGGGGGACGCCGGCGCAGGCGGTCGCGAGGTCATCGTCGGTGAGGGGGTGATCCCAGTCGAGGTCGTACGGGCAGAGGATCTCGTCGAGCCGGTCGGTCGTCTCGTCGCCGTTCCGGTCTGGCACCTGGGAGCCGTGACCGGAGTAGTGGAAGACGAGGGAGTCGCCCGGGGAGGCCCCGGCGGCGAGCCAGGCGAGCCCGTCGAGGATCGCCTTCGTGGTGGCGCGGGCGTCGGTCAGGATGCGCATGTTCCCGTCGCCGGGGAAGCCGTACCGGCTTTTCAACGTTTCCGCCATCTGGCGGACGTCGTTGACGCACCCCTTCAGTTCGTTGCCCGGATCCGGGTACCGGTTGATGCCGACCAGCAGCGCTTTCTTCATCGTCGCTTCCTCCTTGGGGTTCGTTGAGAGGGGGTGGGAGCAAGGGGCGAGCCGTTGGCGTGCGAGGTTCGCGGGGTGGGCGGGGCGGGGCGCGGAGTGACCGGAAAACGCCCGTGCGGGGTGGAGTTGCGGGAGTGAAATCGTACGGAGAGGGCGTGCGGAGACCGGAGGGGCGCGTGACGACCGGCCGGTTATCGAGCCTCGTGTCCGGGAACCGGTCGGCGGTCGGCGGCTACGACGAGCCCCCCCTGCCCCGTTGGCCCGCCTTCAACGTCCGGACAGCCGCGCCATCACCCCACGGCGAGCAGTTCCCGGAAGAAGGCGATCGTGCGGGTGAGGCCGTCGCGGAGCGGGATCGTCGGCTCCCAGCGAAGCTTCGCTTTCGCCAACGTGATGTCCGGGCGGCGGCGGACCGGGTCATCTTGCGGGAGCGGCTGGAAAACGATCTCCGACTTCGAGCCGGTGAGCTCCTTGACCATCGTCGCCAGCTCGAGGATCGTGAACTCGCCGGGGTTGCCCAGGTTCACCGGCCCGACCAGCTCGTCCTGGTCCATCATCGCGATCATCCCGGTGACGAGGTCGTCCACGTAGCAGAAGGAGCGCGACTGGCTCCCCGTCCCGTACAGCGTGATCGGCTGCCCCTTCAGCGCCTGGACGATGAAGTTCGACACCACGCGGCCGTCGTTGGGGTGCATCCGCGGGCCGTACGTGTTGAAGATCCGGACCACGCGGATCTCCAGATTGTGCTGGCGATAATAGTCGAAGAAGAGCGTCTCCGCGCACCGCTTCCCCTCGTCGTAGCAGGCCCGCGGGCCGATCGGGTTCACGTTCCCCCAGTACGACTCCGTCTGAGGATGCTCGGCCGGGTCGCCGTACACCTCGGAGGTGGAGGACTGGAGAATGCGCACCTTGAGGCGCTTGGCGAGCCCGAGCATGTTGATCGCGCCATGCACGCTCGTCTTCGTCGTCTGCACCGGGTCGAACTGGTAATGGACGGGGGAGGCGGGGCACGCCAGGTTGTAGATCCGATCCACCTCGACGTAGAGCGGCCAGGTGATGTCGTGCCGCATGAACTCGAACTGCGGATTACCGACGAGGTGGGCGATGTTCTGCCGGCGGGAGGTGAAGAAGTTGTCGACGCACAGGACCTCGTCCCCCCGCGCCAGCAGCCGCTCGCACAGGTGCGATCCGATGAACCCGGCGCCCCCGGTGACCAGTACCCGTTTCATCCCTCCTCCTCGTTTCACCGAATTATCATCCATTCCGTTCGCGGCGACGTTCCTGTCGGCGAATCACCGTTCCCGTCGCGCCGCCTCGTACCACGCGATCGTCCGGCGCAGCCCTTCCTCGAACGGCGTGCGGGCGACGAAGCCGAACTTCTCCTTCGCCCGGGAGGTGTCGAGGCTTCGGCGCGGCTGGCCGTCGGGTCGGGAAAGGTCGCGGACGATCCTCCCCCGATACCCGGTCATGTCGCGGATCATCGCGATCAGGTCGTTGATGGGGACCTCCCGCCCGGCCCCGATGTTCACGGGGTCCGGCTCGTCGTACCGCTCGGCCGCGAGCGCGATCCCTTCGGCGGCGTCGTCCACATAAAGGAATTCGCGGGAGACGGGGGTGCCCTGGTAGACGCCGCTTCCCCACACCACGACCTCGGGCGCGCAGGATTCGCGGGCGTCGACGAACTTCTGGATCAAGGCGGGGATGACGTGCGACTTCTCCGGCTCGAAGAAATGGTCGCGGGGCCCGTACAGGTTGACGGGGAGCAGGTAGATCACGTTGAAGCCGTACTCCTCCCGGTACGCCTGCCCCATCACCATCATCGCCTTCTTGGCGATGCCGTACGGCGCGTTGGTCGGCTCCGGATACCCGGCCCAGAGGTCGTCCTCGCGGAACGGGATGCGCGGCGGCTGGAACGGGTAGGCGCAGACGGTGCCGATCTGGACGAATTTCTTCACGCCCGCCTTGCGGGACTCCTCCATCAGGTGGATCCCCATCGCGGCGTTGTCGTAGAAGAGGGCGCCCGGGTGCGCCCGGTTCCAGCCGATCCCGCCGGCGTTGGCGGCGAGGTGGATGACGATGTCCTTTCCGGCCACGACGTCCGCGCAATCCGCCGGCCGGCGCAGGTCGAAGCGGGGGTATTCCGGAACGGAGACGTAATCCGGCCGCGCGCCCCGCTCCACGAGGTTCCGGATCAACGGGCCGCCCAGGAACCCGGCGCCGCCGGTGACCAGGATCTTTTTCCCTGCGAATTTGTCCATCACCACTCCATGATATCCCGTTGCACAAGAGTGTCCCGGTTCTGGGGGACTTCCAGGAACGTCCCGGTTCTGGGGTTAGAGTTTCAAGCCGATGGGGAAGCCCTTGGCGGCGAGAATTTTACGTCCCTCGCCGGGGGTCGGAAGCCCCGCCTCCTCCAGGTCGGCGTCGACCATGATCCGCACCAGCTCCCTGAACGTCACCTTCGGCTCCCAGCCGAGAAGCTTCCTCGCCTTCGAGGCGTCGGCGATCAGGTTCTCGACCTCGGTGGGCCGGAAATATTTCGGGTCGATCTTCACGTACTCCTTCCAGTCGAGGCACGCGTAGGCGAACGCCTCCTCGAGGAACTCCTTCACCGAGTTCGACTGGCCGGTGCCGATGACGAAATCGTCCCCCCGGTCGTGCTGCAGGATGCGCCACATCGCCTGCACGTATTCGTAGGCGAACCCCCAGTCCCGCCGGGCGTCGAGGTTGCCGAGGAACAGCTCCTTCTGCTTCCCCGCCTTGATCCTCGCGATCGCGCGCGTGATCTTGCGGGTGACGAACGTCTCGCCGCGGCGGGGGGACTCGTGGTTGAAGAGGATCCCGTTGCTGGCGAACATGTTGTACGCTTCCCGGTAGTTGATCGCCATCCAGTAAGAGTAGACCTTGGCGGCGCCGTATGGGGAGCGCGGATAGAAAGGCGACTTCTCGCCCTGCGGCGGCGGGGTGGCGCCGAACATCTCGCTGGAGGAGGCCTGGTAGTAGCGGGCCTTGCCGCCCGCGCGGCGCAGCGACTCGAGGATGCGGGTCGTGCCGAGGCCGGTGACGTCGCCGGTGTATTCGGGGATGTCGAAGGAAACGCGCACGTGGCTCTGCGCACCCAAATGGTAGATCTCGTCGGGCTGGACGTTGTAGATGAGGTTGGTGAGCTGCCCCCCGTCCGACAGGTCGCCGTAGTGGAGGAACATGCGGGCGCCGGCCACGTGCGGGTCGACGTAGATATGGTCGAGGCGGCCGGTGTTGAACGTGGATGCGCGGCGGATGATGCCGTGGACCTCGTACCCCTTCGAGAGCAGGAACTCGACCAGGTACGATCCGTCCTGGCCGGTGACGCCGGTGATCAGTGCCTTGGGCATGCGGGTGTCCCCTGGCGCGCGATGTGGGCCGCGCTTGCGCGGTCAGGAAAATGTATCCTGAAACAGGGGGAACTTCAATGACGGACCCGGTCGCGCTGCTCTCCGAATACCTTCGGATCGACACGTCGAACCCGCCGGGGGATTGCCGGGGGGCGGCGGAACTGCTCTGCGGGGCGCTGCGGGCGGAGGGGCTGTCGCCGGTCGCGTTCGGGGCGAAGCCGGAGAAGCCGAACGTCCTGTGCCACGTCGGGGGGACGGAGGAGCCGGGGCTGGTTCTCATCCACCACATGGACGTCGTACCCGCGAAGGCGGAGGAGTGGACCGTGCCGCCGTTTTCGGCGCAGGTCCGGAACGGTTTCCTGTACGGTCGCGGGACGCTCGACACGAAGGGCCTGGGGGTCGCCCACTGGTGCGCCGCGCTGCGCGCCGCGAAGGGCGGGATCCTGCGGAGAAAACTGTTCCTCGTGGCGAACGCGGACGAGGAGGTCGGCGGAGGCGAGGGGGCGGAATATTTCGTGCGGAACCTGCCGTTCCCGATCGGCGCGGCGTTCGGGATGAACGAGGGCGGCGTGGGGGTGACCGACATCTTCGGCGGCGGCGGGAAGTTCTTCCTGCTGAACATGTGGGAGAAAGGTCCCGTGTGGATGAAGCTCTCCGCGGCGGGGAGGGCGGGGCACGGCAGCCGTCCGTCGGCGAAGGACGCCCCGGCGCGGCTGGCGCGGGCGATGGCGCGGGTGGCCGAACACCGGGAGCCGGCGCGGTTGACGGAGCCGGTCCGGGAGATGCTGCGGGTGCTGCGCGCGAAGGGGTATGTCGACCTCGACGTGGACGCACTGGAAGGAGGGACCGAGGAGGAGGAGGCGCTGGAGGCCCTCGGGCGCCGGTTCCCCGAGATCGACCCGCTGCTGCGGAACACGTTCGCGGTGACGACGCTTTCGGCGGGATTCAAACCGAACGTGATCCCGTCGTCGGCGGAAGGGACGATCGACGGGCGGATCGTGCCGGGCGAGGAGCCGGAGGCCGTGGCGGCGCGGGTGCGGGCCCTGGTGGCCGATCTCGACGTGTCGGTCGGGATCCTCTTCGCGGAAAAGCCGAACGGATCGCCGATGGGGCCGCTCTACGGGGCGATGGAGGCGGCGGTCCTCGCCGTGCACCCCGACGCGGTCGTCGTGCCGTACATGTCCACCGGCTTCACCGACTCGCGCTTCTTCCGGTCGATCGGCATCCCCACGTACGGGCTGATGCCGGTGCTGCTCCCGCGCGCGGAGCACGGGAAGATCCACGGCGTGGATGAGAGGATCCCGGTGGACGGGATCGAGGAGATGACGCGGATCGTCTACGCGCTCATCGAACGGTGGAACGCTTAGCGCTTCGCCACCGGGACTCTCCCTTCGGCTGCGTCGCCTCGGAGGGCGGGGCTCCGTTCGTGGCTCGCCGTGCGATGAACCTGCTGCGTGCCCGCCGACACGGCTGCGCGCTCCGCGATCCTGCGACGGCTCGCGCATTTGGAACGGGGAGCGCAT
Proteins encoded in this window:
- a CDS encoding caspase family protein translates to MKKALLVGINRYPDPGNELKGCVNDVRQMAETLKSRYGFPGDGNMRILTDARATTKAILDGLAWLAAGASPGDSLVFHYSGHGSQVPDRNGDETTDRLDEILCPYDLDWDHPLTDDDLATACAGVPQGALLTVILDCCHSGTGLRDLALSGNLHSLASPTRPANLVHSGDSIPRGKFVRPCGIPPSDAPDRHRFLPRPETPDPAPQRPRRPARRFGVSVTRTNAVLIAACRDDQTSADAWIDGGYHGAHTFYLCRALANGALDLTYRALVSATGTALSRAGFDQVPQLEGPAKLLALPFSVAECPGERPCAARCPPDLPRPVLGYLP
- a CDS encoding SDR family oxidoreductase, which encodes MKRVLVTGGAGFIGSHLCERLLARGDEVLCVDNFFTSRRQNIAHLVGNPQFEFMRHDITWPLYVEVDRIYNLACPASPVHYQFDPVQTTKTSVHGAINMLGLAKRLKVRILQSSTSEVYGDPAEHPQTESYWGNVNPIGPRACYDEGKRCAETLFFDYYRQHNLEIRVVRIFNTYGPRMHPNDGRVVSNFIVQALKGQPITLYGTGSQSRSFCYVDDLVTGMIAMMDQDELVGPVNLGNPGEFTILELATMVKELTGSKSEIVFQPLPQDDPVRRRPDITLAKAKLRWEPTIPLRDGLTRTIAFFRELLAVG
- a CDS encoding GDP-L-fucose synthase, whose translation is MDKFAGKKILVTGGAGFLGGPLIRNLVERGARPDYVSVPEYPRFDLRRPADCADVVAGKDIVIHLAANAGGIGWNRAHPGALFYDNAAMGIHLMEESRKAGVKKFVQIGTVCAYPFQPPRIPFREDDLWAGYPEPTNAPYGIAKKAMMVMGQAYREEYGFNVIYLLPVNLYGPRDHFFEPEKSHVIPALIQKFVDARESCAPEVVVWGSGVYQGTPVSREFLYVDDAAEGIALAAERYDEPDPVNIGAGREVPINDLIAMIRDMTGYRGRIVRDLSRPDGQPRRSLDTSRAKEKFGFVARTPFEEGLRRTIAWYEAARRER
- the gmd gene encoding GDP-mannose 4,6-dehydratase gives rise to the protein MPKALITGVTGQDGSYLVEFLLSKGYEVHGIIRRASTFNTGRLDHIYVDPHVAGARMFLHYGDLSDGGQLTNLIYNVQPDEIYHLGAQSHVRVSFDIPEYTGDVTGLGTTRILESLRRAGGKARYYQASSSEMFGATPPPQGEKSPFYPRSPYGAAKVYSYWMAINYREAYNMFASNGILFNHESPRRGETFVTRKITRAIARIKAGKQKELFLGNLDARRDWGFAYEYVQAMWRILQHDRGDDFVIGTGQSNSVKEFLEEAFAYACLDWKEYVKIDPKYFRPTEVENLIADASKARKLLGWEPKVTFRELVRIMVDADLEEAGLPTPGEGRKILAAKGFPIGLKL
- a CDS encoding M20/M25/M40 family metallo-hydrolase, with amino-acid sequence MTDPVALLSEYLRIDTSNPPGDCRGAAELLCGALRAEGLSPVAFGAKPEKPNVLCHVGGTEEPGLVLIHHMDVVPAKAEEWTVPPFSAQVRNGFLYGRGTLDTKGLGVAHWCAALRAAKGGILRRKLFLVANADEEVGGGEGAEYFVRNLPFPIGAAFGMNEGGVGVTDIFGGGGKFFLLNMWEKGPVWMKLSAAGRAGHGSRPSAKDAPARLARAMARVAEHREPARLTEPVREMLRVLRAKGYVDLDVDALEGGTEEEEALEALGRRFPEIDPLLRNTFAVTTLSAGFKPNVIPSSAEGTIDGRIVPGEEPEAVAARVRALVADLDVSVGILFAEKPNGSPMGPLYGAMEAAVLAVHPDAVVVPYMSTGFTDSRFFRSIGIPTYGLMPVLLPRAEHGKIHGVDERIPVDGIEEMTRIVYALIERWNA